In Candidatus Chromulinivoraceae bacterium, the following proteins share a genomic window:
- a CDS encoding pitrilysin family protein has product MKHTVEEVKLPSGARGLLIDIPGATVMSFQFQFRAGNRYVRSRDIYETAHVMEHMAFGANALFKSEHDYEAEFTKNGAYHNAYTSDLSMVYVADCADFEWERILALQRVAICEPKFNQSELEAEKGNVKSELTGYLNNHNRVLWPKIQQLLGEDVYTFWQRLQTIQNVSLTDIREHHKRTHTAKNMCFVIAGKLQGRKSEIKRQLAEWELPEGERFEVPRDILTSANPTLIRRKEASNLTFGWSITLPRELTDDEAEAMNILDHILTGTMHSRIYGAARKKGLAYGVFSDTSVGFHDSSWDFGGQVNLDTANGLFDIIVREMKYVMDGKVTEDELAAAKSYALGRYQMGAQTVAQISNFYTGRYFADGVVKEYEKVPDSIRKTNREQMIETAREFIASDAWVLAGVSSGEKSEIVELNDKLARLFEKR; this is encoded by the coding sequence ACCGTCATGAGCTTTCAGTTTCAGTTTCGTGCAGGAAACCGTTATGTTCGGAGCAGGGACATTTATGAAACAGCCCACGTGATGGAACATATGGCATTTGGAGCTAACGCGTTATTTAAGAGCGAGCACGATTATGAGGCTGAGTTTACAAAAAATGGCGCATACCATAACGCCTATACGAGTGATCTCTCTATGGTTTACGTGGCGGATTGCGCTGACTTTGAGTGGGAACGTATTCTTGCATTGCAGCGTGTGGCCATTTGTGAGCCAAAGTTCAATCAAAGTGAACTTGAGGCTGAAAAAGGCAACGTGAAGAGTGAGCTTACGGGTTATCTGAATAATCACAACCGAGTATTGTGGCCAAAAATTCAGCAACTGCTCGGCGAGGACGTCTATACATTTTGGCAGCGTCTACAGACAATTCAAAATGTGAGTCTTACCGATATTCGCGAACATCATAAGCGCACGCATACTGCAAAAAATATGTGTTTTGTGATTGCCGGTAAGTTGCAGGGTCGCAAGAGTGAGATCAAACGCCAGCTGGCGGAGTGGGAGCTACCAGAGGGTGAGCGATTTGAGGTCCCGCGTGATATTTTGACAAGTGCAAATCCTACGCTCATACGTCGTAAAGAAGCATCTAACCTAACATTTGGTTGGTCGATTACGCTGCCACGTGAGCTTACGGATGACGAAGCTGAGGCAATGAATATTCTTGACCATATTTTAACCGGTACTATGCATTCACGTATCTATGGTGCGGCTCGTAAAAAAGGTCTTGCCTACGGCGTATTCTCCGATACATCAGTTGGGTTTCATGACAGTAGTTGGGACTTTGGCGGTCAGGTAAACCTTGATACGGCAAATGGACTGTTTGATATTATCGTACGCGAAATGAAATATGTCATGGACGGGAAAGTTACCGAGGACGAACTAGCGGCAGCTAAGTCGTATGCGCTTGGTCGCTACCAAATGGGAGCTCAAACGGTAGCGCAGATCAGTAACTTCTACACAGGTCGTTACTTTGCCGATGGTGTAGTAAAGGAGTATGAAAAGGTTCCAGATTCTATTCGCAAGACAAATCGTGAACAAATGATTGAAACGGCTCGCGAGTTTATTGCCAGCGACGCATGGGTACTTGCCGGTGTAAGCAGCGGTGAAAAGAGTGAGATCGTCGAGTTGAATGATAAGCTCGCTCGTTTGTTTGAAAAGCGTTAG